A genome region from Meriones unguiculatus strain TT.TT164.6M chromosome 2, Bangor_MerUng_6.1, whole genome shotgun sequence includes the following:
- the Spry4 gene encoding protein sprouty homolog 4: MEPPIPQSVAPLTPSSVMVQPLLDSRVPHSRLQHPLTILPIDQMKTSHVENDYIDNPSLAPAVGPKRTRGGPPELAPTPAHCDQDVTHHWISFSGRPSSVSSSSSTSSDQRLLDHMAPPPVAEQASPRAVRLQPKAVHCKPLDLKGPAAPPELDKHFLLCEACGKCKCKECASPRTLPSCWVCNQECLCSAQTLVNYGTCMCLVQGVFYHCTNEDDEGSCADHPCSCSRSNCCARWSFMGALSVVLPCLLCYLPATGCVKLAQRGYDRLRRPGCRCKHTNSVICKAPSGDTKATRSDKPF; encoded by the coding sequence ATGGAGCCCCCGATCCCACAGAGCGTTGCCCCTTTGACTCCGAGTTCAGTCATGGTGCAGCCCCTCCTTGACAGCCGAGTGCCCCACAGCCGGCTGCAGCACCCACTCACCATCTTACCCATCGACCAGATGAAGACCAGCCACGTGGAGAATGACTACATAGACAACCCTAGCCTGGCCCCCGCCGTGGGTCCCAAGCGGACCCGGGGTGGCCCCCCAGAGCTGGCTCCTACCCCTGCCCACTGCGACCAGGATGTTACTCACCATTGGATCTCCTTCAGCGGTAGGCCCAGCTCcgtaagcagcagcagcagcacttcCTCCGACCAGAGGCTGCTAGACCACATGGCTCCACCACCGGTGGCCGAGCAGGCCTCACCCAGGGCTGTGCGCCTCCAGCCCAAAGCGGTCCATTGTAAGCCACTGGACCTCAAGGGCCCGGCAGCTCCGCCAGAGCTAGACAAGCACTTCCTGCTGTGTGAGGCCTGTGGGAAGTGTAAGTGCAAAGAGTGTGCGTCCCCCCGGACATTGCCCTCCTGCTGGGTCTGCAACCAGGAGTGCCTGTGTTCAGCCCAGACCCTGGTCAACTACGGCACATGCATGTGCCTAGTGCAGGGCGTCTTCTACCACTGCACTAACGAGGATGATGAGGGCTCCTGCGCCGACCATCCCTGTTCCTGCTCCCGCTCCAATTGCTGCGCCCGCTGGTCCTTCATGGGCGCCCTCTCTGTGGTGCTGCCCTGTCTGCTGTGCTACCTGCCGGCCACAGGCTGTGTCAAGCTGGCCCAGCGTGGATATGACCGCCTGAGACGCCCTGGTTGCCGCTGCAAGCACACGAACAGTGTCATCTGCAAGGCACCCAGCGGGGACACCAAGGCCACCAGGTCCGACAAGCCTTTCTGA